The Pelobacter propionicus DSM 2379 genome includes a region encoding these proteins:
- a CDS encoding GNAT family N-acetyltransferase: protein MTISPWHEEPISKQHNREAFDCGNAALNDFLRRHARQTHEHGGAKTFVAVSDDNPSLVFGFYSLSPASVEFSRTPSIITRGLARHDVPVFRLCRLAVDRTMQSKGLGGQLLLSAGRRCLRASQEVGGVALLIDAKNESVAHWYTNYGALPLLDIPLSLLLPLSTIQAALNAAGKL from the coding sequence ATGACGATTTCCCCTTGGCATGAAGAGCCGATTTCCAAACAGCATAACCGAGAAGCATTTGATTGCGGCAATGCCGCATTAAATGATTTCCTACGCCGACATGCACGACAAACGCACGAACACGGGGGCGCTAAAACCTTCGTGGCAGTCAGTGATGATAATCCGTCATTGGTTTTTGGCTTCTATTCTCTTAGTCCCGCCTCTGTTGAGTTTTCCCGTACTCCCTCTATCATCACGCGCGGATTGGCTCGGCATGACGTGCCTGTCTTCCGCCTTTGTCGTCTGGCGGTTGATCGGACTATGCAAAGCAAGGGGCTGGGTGGTCAACTTCTTCTGTCCGCCGGTAGGCGCTGCCTTCGCGCCTCGCAAGAGGTCGGAGGCGTGGCATTATTGATCGACGCCAAGAACGAGAGCGTCGCGCATTGGTACACCAATTATGGCGCTTTGCCTCTTCTAGATATACCGCTTTCTCTGCTTCTGCCGCTATCGACCATCCAAGCGGCGTTAAACGCTGCCGGAAAACTATAG
- a CDS encoding type II toxin-antitoxin system TacA family antitoxin, whose translation MPRVAVKENNRMSLRIRPNDKALLMRAVSYTHTDLTDFVLKNALQAAKDVIAQAEQVSLSERDSLRVLDALENPPSPNSKLLAAAHALPVQP comes from the coding sequence ATGCCAAGAGTGGCCGTAAAAGAGAACAATCGAATGTCTTTGAGAATCCGCCCGAATGATAAGGCGCTGCTGATGCGTGCCGTTTCCTATACGCATACCGACCTTACGGATTTTGTACTGAAAAACGCCTTGCAAGCGGCAAAGGATGTGATCGCCCAGGCTGAACAGGTTTCACTGTCAGAGCGCGACAGCTTGCGTGTATTGGATGCTTTGGAAAATCCGCCTTCTCCGAATTCAAAACTGCTGGCGGCGGCTCATGCCTTGCCTGTGCAGCCATGA
- a CDS encoding replication protein RepA, with protein sequence MLSRATEQFLAQVLAIEADSVTPADLGFMARSLTLCTMPHSKPSDNEFTRRNGSYTLTMQAPKAIGLPYGSLPRLLLAWIVTEAVQTKSRTLTLGHSLSDFLKELGLSRQGGERGDITRLRQQMRRLFSCSIRCEYQDGKHDAGIGFMVADSYSLWWHPQEEKQAGLWESTLTLSEKFYQEITAAPIPLDMRALKALKRSPMSLDLYMWLTFRNSYLKTPTVISWQQLQQQFGAEYNRTRAFREAFRDAMRKVLVVYPTAQVTDVDNGLMLNPSPTHVPRKVKTLLTE encoded by the coding sequence ATGCTCAGCAGAGCTACAGAACAGTTCTTGGCTCAGGTTCTTGCTATCGAGGCCGATAGCGTCACGCCAGCCGATCTTGGGTTTATGGCGCGATCCTTGACCCTCTGTACTATGCCACACTCCAAGCCGAGCGATAACGAGTTCACCCGTAGAAATGGCAGCTACACATTAACGATGCAAGCACCCAAAGCAATAGGCCTGCCGTATGGATCATTGCCCCGTCTGTTGCTTGCCTGGATCGTCACAGAGGCCGTGCAGACGAAGAGCCGCACCCTAACTCTAGGACACTCCTTATCAGACTTCTTGAAGGAGCTGGGATTGTCTAGGCAGGGGGGGGAGCGTGGAGACATAACCCGACTTCGGCAACAGATGCGTCGGTTGTTTTCCTGCTCCATTCGCTGTGAGTACCAGGACGGGAAGCATGATGCAGGCATTGGTTTCATGGTGGCCGACTCGTATAGCTTGTGGTGGCACCCCCAGGAGGAGAAACAGGCCGGGCTTTGGGAATCGACCTTGACGCTTAGTGAGAAGTTTTATCAGGAGATCACTGCTGCACCAATTCCGCTGGATATGAGAGCACTGAAGGCCCTGAAACGTTCACCAATGAGCCTGGACCTGTATATGTGGCTAACATTCCGCAACAGCTATTTGAAGACACCAACGGTAATCAGCTGGCAGCAGCTACAGCAACAATTCGGAGCAGAGTACAACCGAACCAGAGCATTTAGGGAAGCGTTCCGGGATGCGATGCGGAAAGTGCTGGTGGTCTATCCTACCGCTCAGGTAACAGACGTTGACAATGGTTTAATGCTCAACCCTAGCCCGACACATGTTCCACGGAAAGTCAAAACCCTGTTGACGGAGTAG